A part of Tessaracoccus timonensis genomic DNA contains:
- the rpmI gene encoding 50S ribosomal protein L35: protein MPKMKTHSGAKKRFKTTGTGKLMRRQANLGHLNEHKTSRRIRRLSGNVAVVDVEAKKARKLLGKHKGR, encoded by the coding sequence ATGCCGAAAATGAAGACGCACTCCGGCGCCAAGAAGCGCTTCAAGACCACCGGGACGGGCAAACTTATGCGCCGCCAGGCCAACCTTGGCCACCTCAACGAGCACAAGACCTCGCGACGCATCCGCCGCCTGAGCGGCAACGTCGCGGTTGTCGACGTCGAGGCCAAGAAGGCTCGCAAGCTGCTCGGCAAGCACAAGGGCCGCTAA
- the rplT gene encoding 50S ribosomal protein L20 yields the protein MARVKRSVNAKKKRREILEQASGYRGQRSRLYRKAKEQILHSATYSYRDRRAKKGDFRSLWIQRINAGCRAEGMTYNRFINGLKNAGVEVDRKILADLAVNDVAAFNQLVAVAKEHQATAA from the coding sequence ATGGCACGCGTGAAGCGTTCTGTTAACGCCAAGAAGAAGCGTCGCGAGATTCTCGAGCAGGCATCGGGTTACCGCGGCCAGCGCTCGCGGCTGTACCGCAAGGCGAAGGAGCAGATTCTCCACTCCGCCACCTACAGCTACCGCGACCGCCGCGCCAAGAAGGGCGACTTCCGGTCGCTGTGGATTCAGCGCATCAACGCTGGCTGCCGCGCCGAGGGCATGACCTACAACCGCTTCATCAACGGTTTGAAGAACGCCGGCGTCGAAGTGGATCGCAAGATTCTGGCCGATCTGGCAGTGAACGACGTCGCGGCGTTTAACCAGCTCGTCGCGGTCGCGAAGGAGCATCAGGCCACCGCTGCCTGA
- a CDS encoding RNA methyltransferase, with the protein MRHEPDAALPVGVLRSVRRLTQRRGRDVAGKFLVEGRQAVREALAAGSLVDEVIVDDPGKHVDLLAGFDGQVWQASEHAMRQISDTVTPQGIIAVCRQLNFGLDALADAKLVVICAQVRDPGNAGTVIRCADAFGADAVILTTGSVDVYNPKVVRSTVGSLFHMPIITGMELKAAVETVHGLGMQVLAADGDGAPLDLKQQRGELTRPTAWIMGNEAWGLPNADRALADEVVAVPMWGGAESLNLSSAAAVCLYATASAQRRSREGVPQ; encoded by the coding sequence GTGCGCCACGAACCGGACGCCGCGCTCCCGGTCGGGGTGTTGCGTTCGGTTCGTCGCTTAACGCAACGCCGCGGTCGAGACGTCGCGGGTAAATTTCTCGTCGAGGGCAGGCAGGCGGTGCGCGAAGCACTCGCTGCAGGCAGCCTCGTCGACGAGGTGATCGTCGACGATCCCGGCAAGCATGTTGATCTGCTCGCCGGCTTCGACGGGCAGGTGTGGCAGGCCTCCGAGCATGCCATGCGCCAGATCTCTGACACGGTGACTCCACAAGGCATCATCGCCGTGTGCCGCCAGCTCAACTTCGGGCTGGACGCGCTGGCAGACGCCAAACTTGTGGTGATCTGCGCCCAGGTGCGTGACCCCGGCAACGCCGGCACCGTCATCCGCTGCGCCGACGCGTTCGGCGCCGACGCGGTCATCCTCACGACGGGGTCCGTCGACGTCTACAACCCCAAGGTGGTTCGCTCGACGGTGGGCAGCCTCTTCCACATGCCCATCATCACCGGCATGGAGTTGAAGGCCGCAGTCGAGACGGTGCACGGCCTCGGCATGCAGGTGCTTGCAGCCGACGGCGACGGCGCACCGCTTGATTTGAAACAACAACGCGGCGAGCTCACCCGCCCGACCGCGTGGATCATGGGCAACGAGGCGTGGGGGCTCCCCAACGCCGACCGGGCCTTGGCTGACGAAGTCGTCGCTGTTCCCATGTGGGGCGGCGCAGAAAGCCTCAACCTATCCAGCGCTGCAGCGGTGTGTCTGTATGCTACCGCCTCCGCGCAGCGCAGAAGCAGGGAAGGAGTCCCCCAATGA
- a CDS encoding TetR family transcriptional regulator, with product MALTKRAVVEAAGAILDEFGLADLSMRRVADVLGVQPGALYYHVPNKQSLLSAVADEILRKVPAATSLTAWALGYRQALMVHRDAAELVLSSRAVGLGEVDPTEPVRHLLPDDIEPAALATVEHFVLGSTLYDQTRAQLAALGVLREFDADEAERNFAEGIAILERGVGITISDMA from the coding sequence ATGGCACTGACGAAGCGCGCTGTGGTTGAGGCGGCCGGCGCCATCCTCGACGAGTTCGGATTGGCCGACCTCAGCATGCGCCGTGTCGCCGACGTGTTGGGTGTCCAGCCCGGAGCCTTGTACTACCACGTCCCGAACAAGCAGTCCTTGCTTTCAGCGGTGGCTGACGAGATCCTTCGCAAGGTGCCGGCAGCGACGTCGCTCACGGCGTGGGCGCTCGGCTACCGCCAGGCGCTGATGGTGCACCGCGACGCTGCGGAGCTAGTGCTGTCGAGCCGTGCCGTGGGGCTGGGGGAGGTGGATCCGACGGAGCCCGTCCGGCATCTGCTGCCCGACGACATCGAACCCGCCGCCCTCGCCACTGTCGAACATTTCGTGCTGGGCTCGACCTTGTACGACCAAACCCGCGCACAGCTGGCCGCGCTGGGTGTGCTCCGCGAGTTCGACGCCGATGAAGCAGAACGCAACTTCGCAGAAGGAATCGCCATTCTGGAGCGAGGTGTTGGAATAACTATTAGCGATATGGCATAG
- the pheT gene encoding phenylalanine--tRNA ligase subunit beta yields MKAPVSWLRELVMLPNDVSTEAIADAFTNLGLTVERVEHVGSPVTGPLVVGRVLSMTNEPQKNGKTIHYCRVDVGEAHNDPATDEYPASRGIVCGAHNFQVGDLVVVSLPGAVLPGDFQISARKTYGHISDGMICAEDEIGLGDDHEGIMVLSQGNPGDDAIELLWSADDVLDIDVTPDLGHCLSMRGLAREASVAYAVPYTDKYRQALPEQATSGYPVQLDTERCTAFTALTIEGVNPQAPSPKFMVDRLRASGVRAISLAVDVTNYVMLESGQPLHAYDADKLQGAITVRMAADGEQLVTLDGQTRQLDTDDMLITDESGPIGLAGVMGGETTEISETTTRIVLEAAAFDAASVSRTFRRHGLISEASKRFERHVDPAVNYAAARRAAKLITQYGGGQVTGETFVGSAPAPRVVKLRVGLISSVLGLEISESEAARLLSASGIGVTALGDSLTLEIPSWRHDLVEPYDIVEELGTKIGYDRIGKRLPVAPSGGGLTPRQQARRDAIRAAVQLGFTQTMSLPFMSEDDLDRMGIEPTDVRRRATRLANPLSDTQPFLRTSLLPGMFRVLAKNLSRSITDLAVFEFGSVFLDVDTHAAPKPDVTGRPSDDEIAALNSSLPNQPEHLAGLVAGKWTPDGWGGAGVDADWRHVVALADTVAAAVGVTLQRTQVDDVMPWHPGRAAAFFVGEALLGHAGELHPSVIAAFELPRRTCAVEIDLGKLLDAAPHAGKIGVLHGAPVAKEDVALIVDADVPAAAVHDALVAGGGELLESVHLFDVYAGEQIDEGKKSLAFALRIRGPKTLKDAEAAQVRQAAVDAAVERCGAVQRA; encoded by the coding sequence ATGAAGGCCCCAGTTTCCTGGCTCCGTGAACTCGTTATGCTGCCGAACGACGTCAGCACCGAGGCGATCGCCGATGCCTTCACCAATCTCGGCCTCACCGTCGAGCGGGTGGAGCACGTCGGCTCTCCCGTGACCGGTCCGCTCGTCGTCGGGCGAGTGCTCAGCATGACGAACGAGCCGCAGAAAAACGGCAAGACCATTCACTACTGCCGCGTCGACGTGGGGGAGGCCCACAACGACCCCGCCACCGACGAGTACCCGGCCTCGCGCGGGATCGTCTGCGGTGCGCACAACTTCCAGGTAGGCGACCTCGTCGTGGTCTCTCTCCCGGGTGCCGTGCTGCCCGGCGATTTCCAGATCTCCGCCCGGAAGACCTATGGACACATCTCCGACGGCATGATCTGCGCCGAGGACGAGATCGGTCTCGGCGACGACCACGAGGGCATCATGGTGCTCTCGCAAGGCAATCCAGGCGACGACGCCATCGAACTGTTGTGGAGCGCTGACGATGTGCTCGACATCGACGTCACGCCCGACCTCGGGCACTGTCTGTCGATGCGTGGGCTCGCTCGCGAAGCATCGGTGGCCTACGCGGTGCCTTACACCGACAAGTACCGTCAGGCGCTGCCGGAGCAGGCCACTTCTGGCTACCCCGTGCAGCTCGATACCGAGCGTTGCACCGCGTTCACAGCCCTCACCATCGAGGGCGTGAACCCTCAGGCCCCGTCGCCGAAGTTCATGGTGGATCGCCTCCGGGCATCGGGCGTGCGCGCCATCTCGCTCGCTGTCGACGTGACGAACTATGTCATGCTCGAATCCGGGCAGCCCCTGCACGCGTACGACGCCGATAAGCTCCAAGGCGCCATCACCGTGCGCATGGCGGCTGATGGCGAGCAGCTCGTCACGCTTGACGGGCAGACCCGCCAGCTCGACACAGACGACATGCTCATCACCGACGAGTCGGGCCCCATCGGCCTGGCTGGCGTGATGGGCGGCGAGACGACGGAGATCAGCGAGACGACGACGCGCATCGTCCTCGAAGCTGCTGCGTTCGATGCCGCTTCCGTCTCCCGCACCTTCCGTCGCCACGGGCTCATCTCGGAGGCATCCAAGCGCTTCGAACGTCACGTCGACCCGGCGGTGAACTACGCGGCCGCGCGTCGGGCGGCGAAGCTCATCACCCAGTACGGTGGCGGGCAGGTGACGGGGGAGACCTTCGTCGGCAGTGCTCCCGCACCGCGCGTGGTGAAGCTGCGCGTTGGCCTGATCTCATCCGTGCTCGGTCTGGAGATTTCGGAATCCGAGGCCGCTCGGTTGTTGTCGGCTTCTGGCATCGGCGTCACCGCCCTCGGTGATTCGCTCACCTTGGAGATCCCGAGCTGGCGCCATGACCTCGTCGAGCCGTACGACATCGTCGAGGAGCTTGGCACCAAGATCGGTTACGACCGCATCGGCAAGCGCCTCCCGGTGGCCCCGTCGGGCGGCGGTCTCACGCCGAGGCAGCAGGCCCGTCGCGACGCGATTCGCGCCGCTGTACAGCTCGGCTTCACGCAGACGATGAGCCTGCCGTTCATGTCGGAAGACGACCTCGACCGCATGGGCATCGAACCCACCGACGTGCGTCGTCGCGCCACGCGGTTGGCCAACCCGCTGTCTGACACCCAGCCGTTCCTGCGCACGTCACTGTTGCCTGGGATGTTCCGCGTGCTGGCGAAGAACCTCTCCCGTTCCATCACCGATCTCGCGGTGTTCGAGTTCGGGTCGGTTTTCCTCGACGTGGACACCCACGCGGCGCCAAAGCCCGACGTCACCGGTCGCCCGTCGGACGACGAGATTGCTGCGTTGAACAGCTCCCTGCCCAACCAGCCTGAGCATCTGGCCGGCCTCGTTGCAGGTAAGTGGACGCCGGATGGCTGGGGCGGTGCAGGCGTCGACGCAGACTGGCGACATGTTGTTGCCCTCGCGGACACCGTGGCGGCGGCCGTCGGCGTGACGCTGCAGCGCACGCAGGTAGACGACGTCATGCCTTGGCACCCAGGACGAGCTGCGGCATTCTTCGTGGGCGAGGCGCTGCTCGGTCACGCCGGCGAGCTGCACCCGAGTGTCATTGCCGCATTCGAGCTCCCAAGGCGCACGTGTGCCGTCGAGATTGATCTCGGCAAGCTGCTCGACGCGGCCCCGCACGCTGGGAAGATTGGCGTCCTGCACGGCGCCCCGGTCGCGAAGGAAGACGTCGCCCTCATCGTTGACGCGGATGTGCCCGCGGCAGCGGTACACGACGCACTGGTGGCAGGCGGCGGCGAACTGCTGGAGTCGGTGCACCTGTTCGACGTGTACGCCGGCGAGCAGATCGACGAGGGGAAGAAATCGCTGGCCTTCGCGCTGCGCATTCGAGGTCCGAAGACGCTCAAGGACGCAGAAGCCGCGCAGGTTCGCCAAGCCGCGGTGGACGCCGCGGTCGAACGTTGCGGGGCGGTGCAGCGCGCCTGA
- the mshC gene encoding cysteine--1-D-myo-inosityl 2-amino-2-deoxy-alpha-D-glucopyranoside ligase translates to MYSWAHINVPTLQPSEDISTQLSLFDVSTNQVIPVGPAEGVARMYVCGITPYDATHLGHAATYLTFDLVGRVWRDLGVEVNYTQNVTDVDDPLLERAAQTGQDWDELAADQIELFRTDMEALRIVPPTHYIGAVESISLVVDVIDRLAESGLVYQIDDPEHPDWYFRTAAVAGFGEVSQLDEVDMISLFRENGGDPDRPGKQHPLDSLLWRFARDGEPAWESALGAGRPGWHVECVAIALEYLGAHFDLQGGGRDLAFPHHEMCAAQARALTGERMAGAFVHAGLVGLDGEKMSKSKGNLELVSRLRKAGADPMAIRLALLNNHYRSDWEWTPQLLDEAAQRLHRWRSVLNDRAAVPAADTIAAMRTALRSDLDAPAAIAAVDAWIAASAAVDSDDTEAIQQMTTAIDALLGVAL, encoded by the coding sequence TTCGACGTCTCCACCAACCAAGTGATCCCGGTCGGCCCGGCCGAAGGTGTGGCGCGCATGTACGTGTGCGGCATCACGCCGTACGACGCTACGCATCTGGGGCACGCGGCCACCTACCTCACGTTCGACCTTGTCGGGCGCGTGTGGCGCGACCTCGGCGTCGAGGTGAACTACACGCAGAACGTCACCGACGTCGACGATCCGCTGCTCGAGCGCGCCGCCCAGACTGGCCAAGACTGGGACGAACTCGCCGCCGACCAGATCGAGCTGTTCCGCACCGACATGGAGGCGCTGCGCATCGTGCCGCCGACGCACTACATCGGAGCCGTGGAGTCGATCAGCCTCGTCGTCGACGTCATCGACCGACTCGCGGAGTCGGGGCTCGTCTACCAAATCGACGATCCCGAGCACCCTGACTGGTACTTCCGCACCGCAGCCGTGGCGGGATTCGGGGAAGTGAGCCAGCTAGATGAAGTCGACATGATCTCGCTGTTTCGGGAGAATGGGGGCGACCCGGATCGCCCCGGCAAGCAGCACCCCCTCGACTCGTTGCTGTGGCGATTCGCCCGCGACGGTGAACCCGCCTGGGAGTCTGCCCTCGGCGCAGGGCGCCCGGGGTGGCACGTCGAGTGTGTCGCCATCGCGCTGGAGTACCTGGGCGCGCATTTTGATCTGCAAGGCGGCGGCCGCGACCTGGCATTCCCGCACCACGAAATGTGTGCCGCCCAGGCGCGCGCCCTCACCGGAGAGCGCATGGCTGGAGCTTTCGTCCACGCCGGGCTCGTCGGGCTCGACGGCGAGAAGATGAGCAAATCGAAGGGCAATCTGGAACTCGTCTCGCGCCTGCGCAAGGCTGGCGCCGACCCCATGGCCATCCGCCTCGCCTTGCTGAATAATCACTACCGCTCAGACTGGGAATGGACGCCCCAGCTGCTCGACGAGGCCGCCCAGCGCCTTCATCGCTGGCGCAGCGTGCTCAACGACCGCGCGGCTGTCCCTGCTGCCGACACGATCGCAGCAATGCGCACCGCGCTGCGCAGCGATCTCGACGCCCCGGCCGCCATTGCTGCCGTCGACGCCTGGATTGCGGCCTCTGCGGCCGTCGACTCCGACGACACCGAAGCCATTCAGCAGATGACAACCGCGATCGACGCTCTGCTCGGCGTCGCGCTGTGA
- a CDS encoding PH domain-containing protein: MTDEQSTPQPQPSDHHDEGSAEPKSLSYVSVPALLTAIILSMVLLSGALYFWWVLGPSVRAQVSTLQLATLVLFLIVMLAMMLGIGYSHLWAGDGQVVVRNGPFIKHYPIDQIAGLRLRKGDPWAYLLVKDETTETGYRRRATLAIQSLEGEGAQRKVRALRRWLKANGATSGDLRPNEDDAPR, from the coding sequence GTGACCGACGAGCAATCCACGCCGCAGCCCCAGCCGTCGGACCACCACGACGAGGGGAGTGCCGAGCCCAAGAGCCTCAGCTACGTGAGCGTCCCCGCGCTGCTCACGGCGATCATCTTGTCGATGGTGCTCCTCAGCGGTGCGCTGTACTTTTGGTGGGTGCTCGGTCCGAGTGTGCGGGCGCAGGTGTCGACACTCCAGCTGGCCACGCTGGTGCTCTTCCTCATCGTGATGCTCGCGATGATGTTGGGCATCGGATACTCGCACCTGTGGGCAGGCGACGGTCAGGTCGTCGTTCGCAATGGGCCGTTCATCAAGCACTATCCCATCGATCAGATCGCCGGCCTGCGGCTGCGTAAAGGCGACCCATGGGCATACCTGCTTGTCAAAGACGAAACCACCGAGACGGGCTACCGTCGACGCGCCACGCTCGCCATCCAGTCGTTGGAAGGCGAGGGTGCGCAACGGAAGGTGCGGGCGCTTCGTCGCTGGCTGAAAGCCAATGGCGCGACGAGCGGCGACCTGCGGCCCAACGAAGACGACGCCCCACGCTGA
- the hisG gene encoding ATP phosphoribosyltransferase yields the protein MLKVAVPNKGSLSEHARTMLLSAGYRQRSDSKELTLVDPDHNVEFYYLRPRDIAIYVGRGDLDVGITGRDMLLDSNAAATEIMGLGFGASKFRFAAPASSGIDETKLDGKRIATSYAGLLGNFLAERGVQAEIVELDGAVESAIRLGVADVVADVVDTGTTLRKAGLSLFGDPICTSEAVLIERNGNEANHSAVEALITRLQSVMVAQNYCMMDYNVAEDALDATLALAPGVDGPTVSSLAKDGWYAVRALVPRKGVHLLMDKLYDAGARGILLTELVACRL from the coding sequence CTGCTCAAAGTGGCGGTCCCGAACAAGGGATCGTTGTCCGAACACGCGCGCACGATGCTGCTGAGCGCAGGCTATCGCCAGCGCAGCGACTCGAAAGAACTCACCCTCGTCGACCCGGATCACAACGTCGAGTTCTACTACCTTCGTCCCCGCGACATCGCGATCTACGTGGGGCGCGGCGACCTCGACGTGGGCATCACCGGGCGCGACATGCTGCTCGATTCCAACGCCGCCGCGACGGAGATTATGGGCCTCGGGTTCGGCGCATCGAAGTTCCGATTCGCCGCGCCGGCGTCGTCGGGCATCGACGAGACCAAGCTCGACGGCAAGCGCATCGCGACGAGCTACGCCGGCCTGCTCGGCAACTTCCTGGCCGAGCGAGGCGTGCAGGCGGAGATCGTCGAGCTGGACGGTGCGGTCGAGTCCGCCATCCGTCTTGGCGTAGCCGACGTGGTGGCCGACGTCGTCGACACCGGAACCACGCTTCGCAAGGCAGGTCTGAGCCTCTTCGGCGACCCGATTTGCACTTCCGAGGCCGTGCTCATCGAGCGCAATGGGAACGAGGCCAACCATTCGGCGGTCGAAGCGCTGATCACCCGACTGCAGTCGGTGATGGTGGCACAGAACTACTGCATGATGGACTACAACGTTGCGGAAGACGCCCTCGACGCGACGCTCGCGCTCGCCCCAGGCGTCGACGGTCCGACGGTGAGCTCGCTCGCCAAGGACGGTTGGTACGCGGTCCGCGCGCTCGTGCCGCGCAAGGGCGTGCACCTGCTCATGGACAAGCTGTACGACGCCGGCGCACGCGGCATCCTGCTGACCGAATTGGTGGCGTGTCGCCTGTGA
- a CDS encoding phosphoribosyl-ATP diphosphatase has translation MKSFESLFEELTHTAETRPEGSGTVARLDAGVHAIGKKIVEEAAEVWMAAEYETREEAAEEISQLIYHCQVMMLALGLSLDDVYRYL, from the coding sequence ATGAAGTCGTTTGAATCGTTATTTGAAGAACTGACGCACACCGCCGAGACCCGCCCGGAGGGCTCCGGCACCGTCGCTCGCCTCGACGCGGGAGTGCATGCCATCGGGAAGAAGATCGTTGAAGAGGCCGCCGAGGTATGGATGGCCGCTGAATACGAAACACGTGAGGAAGCGGCCGAAGAAATTAGCCAGCTCATCTACCACTGCCAAGTGATGATGCTGGCCCTTGGGCTGAGCCTCGACGACGTGTACCGCTACCTCTGA
- a CDS encoding SseB family protein, with translation MSELANPNVRFADDHGEADPITRQAIARVDDQTSYIRALVALCSSRLLMPIVATGDETGEPDPNRRAEMSAVKLVNEHGEFLLAFTGLDSMQLWNADARPVPCTLDELCATVQEAGATQLLIDVAGPTSLVIAGEALNLLAQGYAVAEFEGEEFAWVRYEREPALSEEDAQRAEQISQLETSLDTMEKIIAEAERAEREESDE, from the coding sequence ATGAGTGAGCTCGCGAACCCGAACGTCCGCTTCGCTGACGACCACGGCGAAGCGGATCCGATCACGCGCCAGGCCATCGCACGGGTTGACGACCAAACGTCGTACATCCGGGCGCTCGTCGCGCTGTGCTCGAGTCGGTTGCTCATGCCCATCGTCGCTACGGGCGACGAAACCGGCGAGCCAGATCCAAATCGTCGCGCCGAGATGTCGGCCGTCAAACTTGTGAACGAGCACGGTGAGTTCCTGCTGGCTTTCACCGGCCTCGACTCCATGCAGCTGTGGAACGCCGACGCCCGGCCCGTCCCGTGTACGCTCGACGAACTGTGTGCCACCGTGCAGGAAGCCGGGGCTACCCAGCTGCTCATCGACGTCGCCGGCCCCACGTCGCTGGTCATCGCCGGCGAGGCACTCAATCTGTTGGCGCAGGGGTACGCCGTGGCGGAGTTCGAGGGTGAAGAGTTCGCGTGGGTGCGATACGAACGTGAGCCCGCCTTGTCGGAAGAGGATGCGCAACGAGCAGAGCAGATCTCCCAACTCGAGACTTCGCTCGACACGATGGAGAAGATCATCGCCGAGGCTGAGCGCGCAGAACGCGAAGAATCCGACGAGTAA
- the pheS gene encoding phenylalanine--tRNA ligase subunit alpha produces the protein MSGPNDNYDPKQVAALAPEVIEGYVADALLAIDEASSSEELKQVRLAHAGDRSPLALANREIGALPPAARKDAGKRVGQARGQVNQAIAARQEALAQQELATALVEERVDMTLPVEIAPRGAIHPVTAIIDQMVDVFVALGYEVAEGPEAETEWYNFDALNLPPDHPARGEQDTLWIEPRSDAKLLRTQTSPVQVRELLTRDLPLYIVSPGKVYRSDEYDATHLPVFHQLEGLVVDKGISMAHLRGTLDHFAKAMFGDVETRMRPHFFPFTEPSAEVDLQCFVCKGESVGNPDRPCRTCRSEGWIEWGGCGIVNPRVLRACGIDADEYSGFAFGMGIERTVMFRNGAPDIRDFVEGDVRFSQSLLGGAR, from the coding sequence ATGAGTGGGCCGAATGACAACTATGACCCGAAGCAGGTCGCCGCGCTGGCGCCGGAAGTGATCGAGGGATACGTTGCTGACGCGCTCCTCGCCATCGACGAGGCTTCCTCGAGTGAGGAGCTGAAGCAGGTTCGGCTCGCTCACGCGGGCGACCGTTCCCCGCTAGCGCTGGCGAACCGTGAGATTGGGGCGCTGCCTCCCGCAGCGCGCAAGGATGCCGGCAAGCGCGTCGGGCAGGCCAGGGGGCAAGTGAATCAAGCCATCGCGGCTCGTCAAGAGGCCCTGGCTCAGCAGGAACTGGCGACGGCGCTCGTCGAGGAGCGCGTGGACATGACGCTGCCGGTTGAGATCGCCCCGCGCGGCGCCATCCACCCGGTGACCGCCATCATCGACCAGATGGTCGACGTCTTCGTCGCGCTTGGCTACGAGGTTGCAGAAGGCCCCGAGGCGGAAACGGAGTGGTACAACTTCGACGCGCTCAACCTGCCGCCTGACCATCCCGCCCGCGGTGAACAGGACACGCTGTGGATTGAGCCGCGCTCCGACGCGAAGCTGCTGCGCACGCAGACCTCTCCGGTGCAGGTACGCGAACTGCTCACGAGAGATCTGCCGCTCTACATCGTGAGCCCGGGCAAGGTGTATCGCTCGGACGAATACGACGCCACGCACCTGCCCGTGTTCCACCAGCTGGAGGGGCTCGTCGTCGACAAAGGCATCTCGATGGCGCACCTGAGGGGAACGCTCGACCACTTCGCGAAAGCGATGTTCGGCGACGTCGAGACGCGCATGCGCCCCCACTTCTTCCCGTTCACGGAGCCCTCGGCGGAAGTCGACCTTCAGTGCTTCGTCTGCAAGGGCGAGTCCGTCGGCAACCCCGATCGCCCGTGTCGCACCTGCCGGTCCGAAGGGTGGATCGAGTGGGGCGGCTGTGGCATCGTCAACCCGCGTGTGCTGCGCGCCTGCGGTATCGACGCCGACGAATACTCCGGCTTCGCGTTCGGCATGGGCATCGAGCGCACGGTGATGTTCCGTAACGGCGCCCCAGACATTCGCGACTTCGTTGAAGGCGATGTTCGCTTCAGCCAATCTCTGCTCGGAGGTGCACGATGA
- the infC gene encoding translation initiation factor IF-3, whose translation MYPGGVISTEPRINDRIRVPEVRLVGPKGEQVGIVRVEDALRLAQESELDLVEVAPQARPPVAKLMDYGKYKYEAAQKVRDARRNQSNVSTKEMKLRLKIDNHDYETKKGHVVRFLKGGDKVKITIMFRGREQSRPELGIQLLQRLADDVAEFGFVESAPKQDGRNMLMVLGPTKKKSDAKVDRDRDRTRRMEQRKVNAAADKAAEAEMRAKAAANKPTKKKRGPADNMDPDIDL comes from the coding sequence TTGTACCCAGGAGGCGTCATCAGCACTGAACCGCGGATTAACGATCGCATTCGAGTTCCCGAAGTCCGACTCGTCGGCCCCAAAGGCGAGCAAGTCGGTATCGTCCGGGTCGAGGATGCTCTGCGCCTTGCGCAGGAGAGCGAGCTCGATCTCGTCGAGGTGGCGCCGCAGGCACGTCCACCCGTCGCGAAGCTCATGGACTACGGCAAGTACAAGTACGAAGCCGCCCAGAAAGTGCGCGACGCACGCCGCAACCAGTCGAACGTCTCCACCAAAGAGATGAAACTGCGTCTCAAGATCGACAACCACGATTACGAGACGAAGAAGGGCCACGTCGTCCGATTCCTCAAGGGCGGCGACAAGGTGAAGATCACCATCATGTTCCGCGGTCGCGAGCAGTCTCGCCCCGAGCTTGGCATCCAGTTGCTGCAGCGCCTCGCCGACGACGTTGCCGAGTTCGGCTTCGTTGAGTCGGCGCCCAAGCAGGATGGCCGCAACATGCTCATGGTGCTCGGCCCCACGAAGAAGAAGAGCGACGCCAAGGTCGACCGCGACCGGGATCGCACGCGACGCATGGAGCAGCGGAAGGTTAACGCTGCTGCCGACAAGGCCGCAGAAGCGGAGATGCGCGCCAAGGCCGCAGCCAACAAGCCGACGAAGAAGAAGCGCGGCCCCGCAGACAACATGGACCCGGACATCGACCTCTGA